Genomic window (Phosphitispora fastidiosa):
ATTTTTCATCCCAACCACCCCAGAACCCCGGTCTTATTAACTACAATGTAAAAAACTGAAACAAAAACCAACCAGACCATCAAAGCCCGGAATAATCCCTTCTGCCAGCCATACCTGACGATAAATACCGATGCTGCCACAGCACACATAATATTCCCCAGCATTCCGATCAGGGCGCCTTTGGAGACCTCCAGAACCAAAGGCAGTCCCTCACCTGAAGGAAGTCCGGCAGAAACTGTAATAATCGCTGCCAGATATACTGCCGGAAAAGCTGCAAATATGCCTCCCCACCGGCCTCCAATGCGTTTTGCCAAAATATAAGCAGCCGCAACGGCTCCCCCGCCCAAAACGAAGCGGATAAGGAGACCTGCGGCTGTTAAACCGTCAGTGTCCATTTCTCTCTCCCCCTGCTTAATAACTATCATACGCCTCTTGCCTGCCAAGTGCAATACTTTTCACAAATAGCGTGCAATATTTTTCACAAACAGATTCCAGCGTTTTAATCAGAAGAAAGAGGAGAGGTCGCCATACCCCGTCGGATTAGCGGGAAAACATTTTTTCTTTTGACCAGTTAATTGATTTATTGACAAT
Coding sequences:
- a CDS encoding DUF3147 family protein, with the translated sequence MDTDGLTAAGLLIRFVLGGGAVAAAYILAKRIGGRWGGIFAAFPAVYLAAIITVSAGLPSGEGLPLVLEVSKGALIGMLGNIMCAVAASVFIVRYGWQKGLFRALMVWLVFVSVFYIVVNKTGVLGWLG